One genomic segment of Anguilla anguilla isolate fAngAng1 chromosome 2, fAngAng1.pri, whole genome shotgun sequence includes these proteins:
- the fam20a gene encoding pseudokinase FAM20A yields the protein MWMRRDRLLVTLTLAAVFSADVYFVLLPKLREKYPWDRCTCPAAGVANISLGDSEVPQWPPNSSTVTRGSAGGLGVTAVPVETGGKTWGSKLEKLFAHPLYNIRSPDPGPEEVLVQPEELMGYYKRKVSRWERHQKFYKDVVAATNISLPIQEITFDPEVSWLKFHMRINKYALYTRDDPNIKRLLQDMLNAKVVNADYTQDEKALKGACDCSQVVKPSGHHLKLALKLKDFGKAMFKPMRQERDQETPQDFFYFVDFQRHNAEIAAFHLDRILDFRRVPPVVGRLINVTRDILFTTHNDDLRSVFFTSPANNTCFFAKCLYVCKTEYAVCGNPDMLEGSLSAYLPGLSIAPRISIPNPWIRSYTFTGREEWEVNPFYCDTIKQLYPYNSGNRLLNIIDMAILDFLTGNMDRHHYEIFTKFGDDGFPLHIDNARGFGRHSHDEMSILAPLTQCCIIKMSTLLRLKLLSEEEFRLSDVMRESLGRDALRPILTEPHLLALDRRLQRVLRVVHKCVKKLGEPQVVAVDFVESRRTTTGPAGGR from the exons ATGTGGATGAGAAGGGACAGGCTGCTGGTGACCCTCACCCTGGCCGCCGTCTTCAGCGCAGATGTATACTTCGTGCTGCTGCCCAAGCTGCGGGAGAAGTACCCGTGGGACAGGTGCACCTGTCCCGCCGCCGGGGTCGCCAACATCAGCCTGGGTGACAGTGAGGTGCCTCAGTGGCCCCCCAACTCTTCCACTGTCACCAGGGGCTCTGCGGGGGGACTTGGGGTTACCGCAGTTCCCGTGGAGACCGGAGGGAAGACATGGGGGTCCAAGCTGGAGAAGCTGTTTGCCCACCCACTCTACAACATCCGCAGCCCTGACCCGGGCCCCGAAGAGGTGCTGGTCCAGCCCGAGGAGCTGATGGGCTACTACAAGAGGAAGGTGTCCCGCTGGGAGAG ACATCAGAAATTCTACAAAGACGTGGTAGCAGCCACCAACATTTCCCTACCTATTCAGGAGATTACATTTGACCCAGAGGTCAGCTGGCTCAAGTTCCACATGAGGATCAACAAATATGCACTATATACCCGGGATGACCCTAACATAAAGCGCCTCCTGCAGGATATGCTCAACGCGAAGGTCGTCAATGCAG ATTACACCCAGGATGAGAAAGCTCTCAAAGGGGCGTGTGACTGCTCCCAAG TGGTAAAGCCCAGTGGACATCACCTGAAGCTGGCTTTGAAACTGAAGGACTTTGGCAAAGCCATGTTCAAACCCATGAG GCAGGAGAGAGACCAGGAGACACCAcaggactttttttattttgttgactTCCAAAGACACAATGCTGAAATAGCTGCTTTCCACCTGGACAG AATATTAGACTTCCGAAGAGTGCCCCCAGTGGTAGGGAGGTTAATCAACGTCACACGGGATATCCTGTTCACCACTCACAATGACGACCTACGGAGCGTCTTCTTCACCTCTCCAG CAAACAACACCTGCTTCTTTGCCAAGTGTCTGTACGTGTGCAAGACTGAGTATGCAGTGTGTGGCAACCCTGACATGCTGGAGGGCTCTTTGTCTGCCTACCTGCCAGGTCTGAGCATAGCACCACGCATTTCCATCCCCAACCCATGGATCCGCTCCTACACCTTCACTGGGAGAGAAGA ATGGGAGGTAAATCCATTCTACTGTGACACAATTAAACAGCTATATCCTTACAACTCCGGGAACAGGCTGCTTAATATCATTGACATGGCCATATTGGACTTCCTCACAG GAAATATGGACCGGCATCACTATGAAATCTTCACCAAGTTTGGAGATGATGGTTTTCCACTTCACATTGACAATGCCAGAGG ATTTGGAAGGCACTCCCATGATGAGATGTCAATCTTAGCCCCGTTGACCCAATGCTGCAT AATCAAGATGTCTACCTTGCTGCGCTTGAAGCTGCTGTCTGAGGAGGAGTTCAGGCTGAGCGATGTGATGCGCGAGTCCCTGGGGAGAGACGCCCTCAGGCCCATTCTGACAGAGCCCCACCTGCTGGCCCTGGACCGCCGCCTGCAGCGCGTCCTCCGCGTGGTGCACAAGTGCGTCAAGAAGCTGGGTGAGCCGCAGGTGGTGGCCGTGGACTTCGTGGAATCTCGCAGGACGACGACCGGGCCTGCTGGTGGCAGGTAG
- the LOC118219542 gene encoding cAMP-dependent protein kinase type I-alpha regulatory subunit — translation MASSSTSSEEEKSLRECELYVQKHNVQQLLKDCIVQLCTSRPDRPMAFLREYFERLEKEEAKQILIQQKSNSRSDSREDEVSPPMNPVVKGRRRRGAISAEVYTEEDAASYVRKVIPKDYKTMAALAKAIEKNVLFSHLDDNERSDIFDAMFPVTYIAGETVIQQGDEGDNFYVIDQGEMDVYVNNEWVTSIGEGGSFGELALIYGTPRAATVRAKSNVKLWGIDRDSYRRILMGSTLRKRKMYEEFLSKVSILESLDKWERLTVADALEPVQFEDGQKIVVQGEPGDEFFIILEGCAAVLQRRSENEEFVEVGRLGPSDYFGEIALLMNRPRAATVVARGPLKCVKLDRPRFERVLGPCSDILKRNIQQYNSFVSLSV, via the exons ATGGCatccagcagcaccagcagcgaGGAGGAGAAGAGCCTGCGGGAGTGTGAGCTGTATGTGCAGAAGCACAACGTGCAGCAGCTGCTCAAAGACTGCATCGTGCAGCTGTGCACCTCGCGGCCCGACCGGCCCATGGCCTTCCTCAGAGAGTACTTCGAGAGGCTGGAGAAG GAGGAGGCCAAGCAGATTCTCATCCAGCAGAAGTCCAACTCTCGCTCGGACTCGCGGGAGGACGAGGTCTCCCCTCCCATGAACCCCGTGGTGaaggggcggcggcggcgtggggCGATCAGCGCGGAGGTGTACACGGAGGAGGACGCGGCCTCCTATGTCAGAAAG GTTATTCCCAAAGACTACAAAACAATGGCTGCTCTGGCTAAAGCAATTGAAAAGAATGTGCTCTTTTCACATCTGGATGACAACGAGAGGAG tgataTCTTTGATGCTATGTTTCCGGTCACGTACATTGCTGGAGAGACCGTCATTCAACAAG GTGATGAAGGTGATAACTTCTATGTTATTGACCAGGGAGAAATGGAT GTCTATGTCAACAATGAGTGGGTTACTagtattggggaggggggcagcttTGGAGAGCTGGCCCTGATCTATGGCACCCCAAGAGCAGCCACTGTGAGAGCCAAGTCCAACGTCAAGCTGTGGGGCATCGACAGAGACAGCTACAGGAGAATACTGATG GGAAGCACTTTAAGAAAGAGGAAGATGTATGAAGAATTCCTAAGCAAAGTATCGATTTTAG AATCACTGGATAAGTGGGAACGCTTGACTGTGGCTGACGCCTTGGAACCTGTTCAGTTTGAGGATGGACAGAAAATTGTTGTTCAGGGGGAGCCTGGCGACGAATTCTTCATCATCCTTGAG GGCTGTGCCGCCGTGCTGCAGCGCCGGTCCGAGAATGAGGAGTTTGTGGAAGTTGGTCGGCTGGGCCCCTCTGACTACTTTG GTGAAATAGCTCTGTTAATGAACCGCCCTCGAGCGGCCACTGTGGTGGCTCGTGGACCTTTGAAGTGTGTTAAGCTGGACCGACCTCGTTTCGAACGCGTTCTGGGTCCCTGTTCGGATATTCTGAAACGGAACATCCAGCAGTACAACAGCTTTGTGtcactgtctgtgtga